The sequence AATACCAGAGTGCGAGCCCTTCGTGATCGGCTTGAGGAGGGGTTACTTGCAACAGTGCCCAAATCCATGCTCAATGGTCACAAAACAGACAGACTTCCCAACACCACAAATATCAGTTTTGAATTTGTGGAGGGTGAAGCCATTCTGCTGCACATGAATATGTATAATATCTGTGCTTCATCAGGCTCTGCCTGTACTTCAGGCTCTCTTGAGCCATCCCATGTTCTGCGAGCCATGGGGGTTCCCTTTACTGCGGCCCATGGTTCCATCAGGTACTCGTTAAGTGTCTATAATACCGAAGCTGAAGTGGATTTTGTGTTGGAGAAAATGCCTCCGATTATTGCCGAACTGCGTGAACTCTCACCTTTCTGGGAGGCGGAATAATTATGCGGATTGTTGACCCGTCGTTTGAAATTCAGGATGATCTGGATCGGGCATCACTTGTTGTGCGCCTTGAGGCCTGTGGACGTATCTGTTACAAGAGTGAGGGCCTTATTGATGAAAATTCTGCCCTTCCTTTTGTGAAAAAGATAGCTGAGCACGGTCACAATTCTGTGATGGAAATGGCGGTGGTCACATTGGGTATTGTGTGCTCCGATGACCAATTTGATGCTTTACTGGCCTTAGAACCCAAATATCTTTTTATCGATCGTCTGGGTTCTGAGGTTTTGGTGACCGCATCCATTCGAAGTCTTCGAGAGTTGTATCAGCGAGCAGGGACGAATGCGCTGGTTGAAGCCATGGTTGCTTTTATGGTTGCCAGGCATTCCTATCTTTTCGAGGGTGTTTGGGACGGTGGTAATGGACAGGGAAAAGATATAACGGTCAGGAAATTGGATTTGCAGGAGGTGGATTCGCTTCCAGAGGAAAATATTTCCAAGCATCGTTTTCTTGGTGTGAAGTTTATCACAAATCGTGCCGTGACTCACGAAATCGTGCGACATCGTCCCTGTTCTTTTTTGCAGGAAAGTCAACGCTACTGCCGCTATAGTCAGGATAAGTTTGATAATCAGGTGACTTTTATCAGACCCCTGTTCTATAAAGAGGGGAGCGACGAGTTTGTGCTCTGGCAAAAGGCCATGGAAGATACAGAAAAAATATATTTGAAACTCCTTGAATCTTCCACGCCTCAGGCTGCCCGGACTGTGTTGCCTAATTCCTGCAAGACAGAAATTATTGTTTATTGTAATCTTGCAGAGTGGAGCCATATTTTTAAATTACGAACAACTCCTGCAGCCGAACCTTCCATGCGGGAAGTTATGATTCCGCTTGCTGCTGAAATGAAAAAACGCTATCCGGCGATCTTCTGATGGTGTAATTATGTTCTGAAGCCTGCTTTCCGTTTTTAGTTGCAAAATTTCCTTCGCTGTGGAGAATTTTCGACCAAACAATAAAATGCCAGTTCTGTACTGAAAGAAAAGCTCTTATCCTGTTCTCTGGATAAGGGCTTTTTTTGTCTGTTGTGCTCGTATTGACACTTTGTTAAAAATTAGTTATATAGAGCATCAATTCTGATGAAGTATCAACTCGTCCTGACTGCAATCAGGTCTAACAAATTAATTTTTATAACAAAAGGAGATCAATATGGCTCTTGATCCAACGAAACATGCTGACTGGGAAATTGCTGCTGAAGCTGAGTCCCGTATGAAAACCGTTTATGAGCTTGGTGAACAGCTGGGACTCGATAAGGAAGAAGTACTTCCCTATGGTCATTATGTCGGGAAACTTGATTTTAATAAGATCATGAGTCGTCTTGCCGATAAGCCTGATGGAAAATATGTTGATGTGACCGCCATCAGTCCGACCCCTCTTGGTGAAGGGAAATCCACATGCGCCATGGGGCTTGTTCAGGGGCTTGGTAAACGGAATAAATCAGTTGTTGGTGCCATCCGCCAGCCTTCCGGTGGGCCCACTATGAACATAAAGGGTTCAGCTGCTGGTGGTGGACTTGCCCAGTGTATTCCTCTTACGGAGTTTTCCCTTGGTTTGACCGGTGACATCAATGCCATTATGAATGCGCACAACCTTGGTATGGTTGCTCTCACATCGCGTATGCAGCATGAGGCAAATTACACCGATGAGCAGCTTGCTCAGCGTAATCTGAAACGCCTTGATATCCACCCCAAAAAGGTTGAGTTTAACTGGATCATGGATTTCTGTGCTCAGGCCCTTCGTGATATCACCATCGGTCAGGGACCCGGTAAAATGGATGGTTTCACCATGAAATCTTCCTTTGCAATCGCTGTATCCTCCGAGATTATGGCCATTCTCGCCATCGCCAACGATCTGGCTGATATGCGCCGCCGTATTGCTAAAATTGTTGTTGCTTACGACAAGCAGGACCGACCTATCACCACAGCTGACCTTGAAGTTGATGGTGCCATGACCGCATGGATGGTTCAGGCCCTCAATCCTAACCTGATGCAGACACTTGAAGGTCAGCCGGTACTTGTTCATGCAGGACCATTTGCAAATATCGCTATTGGTCAGTCTTCTGTTATTGCTGATCGTGTTGGTTTGAAAATTGCTGATTATAACGTTACTGAATCAGGCTTTGGTGCAGATATCGGATTCGAGAAATTCTGGAACCTTAAATGCCGTTTCTCCGGAAACAAGCCAAATTGCGCAGTTGTTGTTGCGACCATTCGAGCTCTTAAGTGTCACGGTGGTGCGCCAATTCCGGTTCCTGGAAAGCCCATGCCTGTTGAGTATAACACTGAGAACGTCGGCTGGGTCGAAGAGGGTTGCAAGAATCTTATTCATCACATTGAAACTGTTAAAAAGGCTGGGATCAATCCTGTTGTCTGTATCAATGCTTTCTATACTGATACCGATAACGAGATTGCTGCAGTTCGTCGTATATGTGAAGCGGCTGGCGCTCGTGTTGCCCTTTCCCGTCATTGGGAACATGGTGGAGAGGGTGCTCTTGAATTTGCGGATGCGGTTGTTGATGCCTGTGAAGAGCCAAATGATTTCAAATTCCTGTACGACCTGAGCGATCCTCTTGATAAGCGTATTGATCTTATCGCAAGGGAAGTTTATGGCGCAGATGGCGTGAGTTATACTCCAGAGGCTCAGGCTAAACTGAAGCGTCTTGGGGCAGACCCTGATATGGCTGAGATGGGAACCTGTATGGTCAAAACACACCTCTCTCTTTCTCATAACCCTGCTCTTAAAGGAACCCCAAAGGGATGGACGCTGCCTATTCGTGACATTTTGACATACAAAGGCGCTGGATTTGTTGTACCTGTTGCCGGAGCTATTAGCCTGATGCCTGGTACCGGTTCTGATCCTGCGTATCGACGGGTTGACGTTGATGTTGAGACTGGAAAAGTAAAAGGGGTGTTCTAAGGTTTTAGTATTGTAAAAACAAGTAGTAATGTGTGATAAAGCCAGGGGAGTTTCCCGTGAGCTTAAAAATAACGGGTTAGGAAAAGTGAACTTTTCTTAACCCGTTTGTTTTTTTAAATAAAAGGTTGTATTGTTAAATGGACTGACATACTGGAGACTGGCACTATTTATGGGTGTATTTTAATTTTCTAAATTAATTGTAATACTATGGCTGTAAAACAGAAGATAGAGAATAAAAGAAGTTCTCTCAAGGGCACGGTAAAGGATCGCTCTGGTGCCGGAAAAGTAAAAGTCGGAGAGCTCTTAAGTAAAGCTGGCTATATCACTCCTGCTCAGCTTGAAACAGCCAAGAAAGAACTCCAGAAGAACGGAGGCCGCTTGGGCGCTATCCTACGTCAATTTGATTATATCGATGCTGATACCGTCTATAATTTTCTCAGTCGTCAACATAACTTCACTCCTGTTTTAATAAGTAAAGAACCACCCAGTAAAGATGCCGTTACTCTTGTGCCCTATAAAATTGCCAAGAAGTATATGGCTTTTCCTCTCCGTATCGCTGGCAACACGCTTCAGATAAGTATGGCTGAACCTACTGATACTGAAGCTGTCGAAAAGCTTCAGGATGAGGTGGGAAAAAATCTGGCTGTCTGTGTCTCCATGGAAAGAGATATCGTTGAGGCCTATAAAACCTATTATAAGATTGATGATGCTG comes from Desulfocapsa sulfexigens DSM 10523 and encodes:
- a CDS encoding FAD-dependent thymidylate synthase, with the translated sequence MRIVDPSFEIQDDLDRASLVVRLEACGRICYKSEGLIDENSALPFVKKIAEHGHNSVMEMAVVTLGIVCSDDQFDALLALEPKYLFIDRLGSEVLVTASIRSLRELYQRAGTNALVEAMVAFMVARHSYLFEGVWDGGNGQGKDITVRKLDLQEVDSLPEENISKHRFLGVKFITNRAVTHEIVRHRPCSFLQESQRYCRYSQDKFDNQVTFIRPLFYKEGSDEFVLWQKAMEDTEKIYLKLLESSTPQAARTVLPNSCKTEIIVYCNLAEWSHIFKLRTTPAAEPSMREVMIPLAAEMKKRYPAIF
- a CDS encoding formate--tetrahydrofolate ligase; amino-acid sequence: MALDPTKHADWEIAAEAESRMKTVYELGEQLGLDKEEVLPYGHYVGKLDFNKIMSRLADKPDGKYVDVTAISPTPLGEGKSTCAMGLVQGLGKRNKSVVGAIRQPSGGPTMNIKGSAAGGGLAQCIPLTEFSLGLTGDINAIMNAHNLGMVALTSRMQHEANYTDEQLAQRNLKRLDIHPKKVEFNWIMDFCAQALRDITIGQGPGKMDGFTMKSSFAIAVSSEIMAILAIANDLADMRRRIAKIVVAYDKQDRPITTADLEVDGAMTAWMVQALNPNLMQTLEGQPVLVHAGPFANIAIGQSSVIADRVGLKIADYNVTESGFGADIGFEKFWNLKCRFSGNKPNCAVVVATIRALKCHGGAPIPVPGKPMPVEYNTENVGWVEEGCKNLIHHIETVKKAGINPVVCINAFYTDTDNEIAAVRRICEAAGARVALSRHWEHGGEGALEFADAVVDACEEPNDFKFLYDLSDPLDKRIDLIAREVYGADGVSYTPEAQAKLKRLGADPDMAEMGTCMVKTHLSLSHNPALKGTPKGWTLPIRDILTYKGAGFVVPVAGAISLMPGTGSDPAYRRVDVDVETGKVKGVF